One stretch of Lachnospiraceae bacterium oral taxon 096 DNA includes these proteins:
- a CDS encoding formate/nitrite transporter family protein has protein sequence MFSPQEVAQNYVGLGKKKANIPVDRMLVLAILAGVFIGIGGISSTTASVSVSAPSLAKLVAGVVFPGGLAMVLVAGSELFTGNCLLSIALLEKEIRLAQMLRAWAIVYIGNFIGGILVSAIVMLTGQPKLFNGALATSIISTAVGKTSLSFTEALFRGIACNILVCLAVWMAAAAKDVVGKIVGLFFPIMIFIICGYEHSVANMYYLSAGLMAKANPKYLEAAVEAGVKVDKLNIGTIFTANLIPVTIGNIIGGAFCVGAVYWFLYVRKTNNK, from the coding sequence ATGTTTTCACCACAAGAAGTTGCTCAAAATTATGTAGGTCTTGGAAAGAAAAAGGCAAATATTCCAGTGGATCGGATGTTGGTGTTGGCCATTTTGGCAGGTGTGTTTATTGGCATTGGAGGAATTTCTTCCACAACAGCTTCCGTGTCGGTGAGTGCACCATCACTTGCAAAGCTCGTTGCAGGTGTGGTATTTCCAGGCGGATTGGCAATGGTGTTAGTTGCTGGAAGTGAGCTATTTACCGGAAATTGTCTGCTGTCCATTGCTTTATTAGAAAAAGAGATTCGTCTGGCACAGATGCTTCGTGCGTGGGCGATTGTCTATATTGGAAATTTTATTGGCGGAATTTTGGTTTCCGCTATAGTGATGCTCACTGGACAGCCAAAGCTATTTAATGGGGCATTGGCAACCAGTATTATTAGTACAGCAGTCGGAAAGACAAGTTTAAGCTTTACAGAGGCCTTGTTTAGAGGTATTGCTTGCAATATTTTGGTTTGCTTAGCTGTTTGGATGGCAGCGGCAGCAAAGGATGTTGTAGGAAAGATTGTAGGGTTGTTTTTCCCAATTATGATTTTTATTATTTGTGGCTATGAGCACAGTGTAGCCAATATGTATTATTTAAGTGCTGGATTAATGGCGAAGGCAAATCCAAAGTACTTGGAGGCAGCAGTTGAGGCAGGTGTGAAGGTTGACAAATTAAATATAGGAACCATCTTTACGGCAAATCTTATTCCAGTGACCATTGGAAATATTATTGGCGGTGCATTTTGCGTCGGTGCCGTATATTGGTTTCTCTATGTGCGAAAGACAAATAATAAATAG
- a CDS encoding FAD-dependent oxidoreductase, whose product MSKLYLADPNSYDVKIGKIKRHFAHKVDVYPPGSCPLTLQLSFLRTSAGQTCGKCVPCRDGLPLVARLLQKVVDGAATQKTLDNIKMMATMIRDSSDCAIGWNAADEVLKGLDLFADEYQNHIKFHKCEESIAQKVPCISLCPAHIDIPGYIALIGEGDYAGAVNMVRRDNPFPTACGMVCEHPCEERCRRKMLESPINIRGLKKFAVDQMRADKVKTPKPNPSTGKKVAIIGGGPAGMTCAYFLALMGHKAVVYESHDKLGGMLRYGIPNYRFPKDRLDEDINAILGAGDVEVVYNTNVGKDIPIAKVQKEHDAMFVAIGAQVGKTLRMPGADAQNVFSAVEMLDDIGNGHMPDYTGKTVIVIGGGNVAMDAARSAVRCGAKEVSCVYRRRQKDMTALNTEIESAIMEGVVLVTLQSPVEITKHKDGTCSGLTTQPQKISTYRGGRPGVVDAAKPTQHFDADVILIAVGQDIVSAPFEEFGMKAEHNIFVAGLDTEVENMPGIYVGGDCATGPSTVIRAIAAGKVAAHNIDEYLGYHHKLHCEAVSPEPKENIRTLIGRTEIGERPAFERKKDFECVEEEMTYEEAMQECSRCLRCDHFGCGAMEGGTDI is encoded by the coding sequence ATGAGCAAATTATATCTTGCAGATCCAAATAGTTATGATGTAAAAATTGGTAAGATCAAGAGACATTTTGCCCATAAGGTAGATGTGTATCCGCCAGGAAGTTGTCCATTGACATTGCAATTGTCATTTTTAAGGACTTCAGCGGGACAGACTTGTGGAAAATGTGTCCCTTGTCGAGATGGTCTTCCGTTGGTGGCCAGATTATTGCAGAAGGTGGTCGATGGCGCAGCGACACAGAAGACGCTTGACAATATTAAAATGATGGCGACAATGATTCGAGATTCTTCGGATTGTGCTATTGGATGGAATGCAGCAGATGAGGTACTCAAGGGATTGGATTTATTTGCAGATGAGTACCAAAATCATATTAAATTTCATAAGTGTGAGGAGAGCATTGCACAGAAGGTACCATGTATTTCGCTCTGCCCAGCACATATTGATATTCCAGGCTATATTGCATTGATTGGTGAGGGAGACTATGCAGGCGCTGTCAACATGGTTCGCAGAGACAATCCATTTCCAACGGCCTGTGGAATGGTGTGTGAGCATCCATGCGAGGAGAGATGTCGAAGAAAAATGTTGGAGTCTCCAATTAATATCCGAGGTCTAAAGAAATTTGCAGTTGACCAGATGCGTGCGGATAAAGTAAAGACACCAAAGCCAAATCCATCGACAGGAAAAAAGGTGGCCATTATTGGTGGAGGACCTGCAGGAATGACCTGTGCCTATTTCTTGGCCTTGATGGGACATAAGGCTGTAGTTTATGAAAGTCATGACAAGCTCGGTGGCATGCTTCGCTACGGAATTCCAAATTATCGCTTCCCAAAGGACCGCCTAGATGAGGATATCAATGCGATTTTGGGTGCAGGAGATGTGGAAGTTGTTTATAACACCAATGTAGGAAAAGATATACCGATTGCAAAAGTACAAAAAGAACATGATGCAATGTTTGTTGCCATTGGCGCTCAGGTGGGAAAGACATTGCGTATGCCAGGTGCAGATGCACAAAATGTATTTTCAGCAGTGGAGATGCTTGATGATATTGGAAATGGTCACATGCCAGATTACACTGGAAAGACAGTCATTGTGATTGGTGGAGGAAATGTTGCCATGGATGCGGCAAGAAGTGCCGTTCGCTGCGGAGCCAAGGAAGTAAGCTGTGTCTACAGAAGGCGACAAAAGGATATGACGGCACTCAATACAGAGATTGAATCGGCAATTATGGAAGGTGTCGTTTTGGTGACATTGCAATCCCCAGTAGAAATCACAAAGCACAAGGATGGCACTTGTAGTGGTCTCACCACTCAGCCACAGAAGATTTCAACCTACAGGGGTGGTCGACCAGGTGTAGTTGATGCAGCTAAGCCGACACAGCATTTTGATGCCGATGTGATTTTGATTGCTGTTGGGCAGGATATTGTCTCTGCACCATTTGAGGAATTTGGCATGAAGGCAGAGCACAATATCTTTGTGGCAGGCTTAGATACAGAAGTTGAGAATATGCCAGGTATCTATGTCGGCGGAGATTGTGCAACAGGACCATCTACCGTAATTCGTGCAATTGCAGCAGGTAAAGTTGCTGCCCATAATATTGACGAATATCTAGGATATCATCATAAATTACACTGTGAGGCTGTATCACCAGAGCCAAAGGAAAACATCCGTACGCTCATCGGAAGAACAGAGATTGGCGAGAGACCAGCCTTTGAGAGAAAAAAAGATTTTGAATGTGTGGAAGAGGAAATGACCTATGAAGAGGCCATGCAGGAATGCAGTCGATGCTTGCGCTGTGACCACTTCGGTTGCGGTGCAATGGAAGGAGGAACGGATATATGA
- the fdhF gene encoding formate dehydrogenase subunit alpha produces MINVTIDGKMLQVDENQTILDACKQNAIHIPTLCYLEKINMIGSCRLCVVEIEGLNKLVTSCNTNVKEGMVIKTHTERVEEARKNTLHLLMAEHKTNCFKCVKNGACELQNASREHGVDVPNFQPSHYDVQHAPFDAHPFLSYDPGLCIQCQRCISTCASAVGRHALSLERNAARVYVKVPFGENWKDTNCESCGNCAQACPTGAIVIKRRKDYRDWEIKKVLTTCPHCGTGCQMEVYVKDGKIVDIMGADGPSNNKLLCVKGRSGSIDFIDHESRIRHPLIKNRETGEFEKATWDEALDLVASKFKSIKENYGGEALAGFACSRSTNEDIYMLQKMVRAAFHSNNVDNCARVUHAPTVAGLATSLGSGAMTNTIADITQDSDVIMLVGANPEHAHPVIGMQIRQAVQNGTKLIVVDPRDIDLSKQADIHLKLRPGTNVAFANGMMHIFIEEDLIDHEFIEKRTEGFEAVKEAVKEYTPEKVAKICNIDADQLREAARMYAKAKAAPVLYCLGVTEHHTGTQGVLSLSNMVMMVGKFGKPGCGLNPLRGQNNVQGACDMGADPKQFPGYQNLDIPEVMEKFEKSWGVELNHNIGTKATECFHKMLTGDIRGLLIFGEDPMRTDPNTKHVLKALSALDFLVVDELFMTETAKLADVILPGRSFAEKEGTFTNTERRVQRVRKAIDVEGDTRLDTWIFTELMNRMGYPQPHLTAAQIMDEIASVTPSFAGMSHERLDSDEVAGRGLQWPCRGKDQPGTPILHVGKFARGKGKFIPTEYVPSMEQPDEDYPMIMMTGRILYHYNAMAMTDKVEGLNEIAPESFIELNTEDAKKLGITDRDMVNVSSRRGKIQARAHVSEKTNPGECWMPFHYVGGANWLTNDALDAISKTPEYKVCTVRVEKMIANDYVPGKQVVYAR; encoded by the coding sequence ATGATAAATGTAACAATTGATGGAAAAATGTTACAGGTAGATGAAAATCAAACGATCTTAGATGCCTGTAAACAAAATGCCATCCATATTCCTACATTGTGCTATCTAGAGAAGATCAATATGATTGGCTCATGTCGACTTTGTGTGGTCGAAATTGAGGGATTGAATAAGTTGGTAACTTCGTGTAATACAAATGTCAAGGAAGGTATGGTGATCAAGACTCATACAGAAAGAGTAGAGGAAGCAAGAAAGAATACCTTGCATCTATTGATGGCTGAGCACAAGACCAATTGTTTTAAGTGTGTGAAAAATGGTGCCTGTGAATTGCAAAATGCATCGAGGGAGCATGGAGTGGATGTGCCAAACTTCCAACCATCTCATTATGATGTTCAGCATGCCCCATTTGATGCTCATCCATTTTTGTCCTATGATCCAGGTCTTTGCATCCAATGCCAAAGATGCATCAGTACTTGTGCAAGTGCAGTTGGTCGGCATGCCCTTTCGCTGGAAAGAAATGCAGCCAGAGTGTATGTGAAGGTTCCATTTGGAGAGAATTGGAAGGATACCAATTGTGAGTCCTGTGGAAACTGTGCACAGGCTTGTCCGACAGGGGCCATTGTCATTAAGAGAAGAAAAGACTATAGAGATTGGGAGATCAAAAAAGTTTTGACTACCTGTCCACATTGCGGAACGGGATGCCAGATGGAAGTCTATGTCAAAGATGGAAAAATCGTTGATATTATGGGTGCCGATGGTCCTTCCAATAATAAGTTGTTGTGTGTCAAGGGAAGAAGTGGTTCCATTGATTTTATCGATCATGAGTCAAGGATTCGCCATCCACTGATTAAAAATAGGGAAACAGGAGAGTTTGAAAAGGCCACATGGGATGAGGCACTTGACCTTGTTGCATCAAAATTTAAATCGATTAAAGAAAATTATGGAGGTGAGGCACTGGCTGGTTTTGCTTGTTCTCGCTCAACCAATGAGGATATCTATATGCTTCAAAAGATGGTGAGAGCGGCGTTTCATAGCAATAACGTAGATAATTGTGCCCGTGTTTGACATGCACCTACTGTTGCCGGGTTGGCAACTTCGTTAGGTTCAGGTGCAATGACAAATACCATTGCAGATATTACACAGGATTCGGATGTGATTATGCTTGTGGGTGCAAATCCAGAACATGCCCATCCAGTCATTGGAATGCAAATTCGACAGGCAGTACAAAATGGAACAAAACTCATTGTTGTTGATCCACGAGATATTGATTTGAGCAAGCAGGCGGATATTCACCTGAAGCTTAGACCAGGTACAAATGTTGCTTTTGCGAATGGAATGATGCATATCTTTATCGAGGAAGACTTGATTGATCACGAATTCATCGAAAAGAGAACAGAAGGATTTGAAGCAGTCAAAGAGGCTGTAAAGGAATACACTCCAGAGAAGGTGGCAAAAATTTGTAACATTGATGCTGATCAATTACGAGAAGCTGCAAGAATGTATGCAAAGGCAAAGGCTGCTCCAGTGTTGTATTGTTTGGGTGTGACAGAGCATCACACAGGTACACAGGGTGTTCTTTCTCTCTCCAACATGGTAATGATGGTCGGCAAATTTGGAAAACCAGGTTGTGGACTTAATCCTTTGAGAGGACAAAATAATGTACAAGGTGCTTGCGATATGGGAGCAGATCCAAAACAATTTCCAGGATATCAAAATTTGGATATTCCAGAGGTTATGGAAAAATTTGAAAAATCTTGGGGTGTTGAATTAAATCATAATATTGGAACAAAGGCGACCGAATGCTTCCACAAGATGCTCACAGGAGATATTCGAGGACTCTTGATCTTTGGTGAGGATCCAATGCGAACAGATCCGAATACAAAGCATGTACTAAAGGCACTTTCTGCCCTTGATTTCTTGGTTGTTGATGAGCTCTTTATGACAGAGACAGCAAAACTTGCCGATGTCATTTTGCCGGGACGCTCATTTGCCGAAAAAGAGGGAACATTTACCAATACAGAACGACGTGTTCAGCGTGTGAGAAAGGCCATTGATGTTGAAGGTGATACTCGACTTGATACATGGATTTTTACTGAGTTAATGAATCGCATGGGCTATCCACAGCCACATTTGACAGCCGCACAGATTATGGATGAAATTGCATCGGTTACTCCAAGCTTTGCAGGAATGAGCCATGAGCGGTTAGATAGCGATGAAGTTGCTGGTCGTGGACTTCAATGGCCATGCCGAGGAAAGGATCAGCCAGGTACACCAATTCTACATGTTGGAAAATTTGCCAGAGGAAAGGGCAAGTTTATTCCAACAGAATATGTGCCATCCATGGAGCAACCAGATGAGGATTATCCAATGATTATGATGACGGGAAGAATTCTCTATCACTACAATGCTATGGCGATGACAGACAAGGTAGAGGGATTAAATGAAATTGCCCCGGAATCATTTATCGAGTTAAACACAGAGGATGCTAAGAAACTGGGCATTACCGATAGGGATATGGTCAATGTTTCTTCTCGAAGAGGAAAAATTCAGGCAAGGGCACATGTGTCAGAGAAGACCAATCCTGGTGAGTGCTGGATGCCGTTCCACTATGTTGGTGGTGCAAACTGGCTCACCAATGATGCACTCGATGCTATTTCAAAGACACCAGAGTATAAGGTTTGTACCGTGCGTGTGGAAAAAATGATCGCCAATGACTATGTTCCAGGAAAGCAGGTAGTCTATGCAAGATAA
- the fdhD gene encoding formate dehydrogenase accessory sulfurtransferase FdhD encodes MQDNIGISWNADCYEKNVCIKEEKQLVPELEYNLFVNDEYIKTFYCSPWNIDDLVYGDLYLHGQIEMADDVKTLTIDDDAREIYVRTRGDIFARANPFTSGDVIPAKKRAVKKSTSTLKVCPEDVYQLVKKLNDASVKFKLTGGVHSAMLSDGKEILYMREDVGRHNAMEKLLGAVLRNGVDTKEMIIVFSGRIAAEILEKAAIIGAAMVIAVSAPTDAASKIAEHYGMTLIGFARGESFNVYTNPQRVGIKK; translated from the coding sequence ATGCAAGATAATATAGGAATTAGTTGGAATGCTGATTGCTATGAAAAAAATGTTTGTATTAAGGAAGAAAAGCAACTTGTGCCAGAACTAGAATACAATTTATTTGTCAATGACGAATATATAAAGACATTTTATTGTTCGCCTTGGAACATTGATGATTTGGTCTATGGCGATTTATATCTTCATGGGCAAATTGAGATGGCCGATGATGTGAAGACCTTGACCATCGACGATGATGCCAGGGAAATCTATGTTCGCACAAGGGGAGATATTTTTGCCAGAGCAAATCCATTTACAAGTGGCGATGTGATTCCAGCAAAGAAGAGAGCAGTGAAAAAGAGTACAAGCACATTGAAGGTTTGCCCAGAAGATGTGTATCAATTAGTAAAAAAACTCAATGATGCTTCTGTAAAGTTTAAACTTACCGGAGGTGTACACAGTGCAATGCTCTCCGATGGCAAAGAGATACTCTATATGCGAGAGGATGTTGGACGTCACAATGCAATGGAAAAATTGCTTGGTGCGGTGCTAAGAAATGGTGTGGACACAAAAGAGATGATCATTGTCTTTAGTGGACGAATTGCTGCAGAGATTTTAGAAAAGGCAGCGATTATCGGTGCAGCAATGGTTATTGCTGTGTCAGCACCGACAGATGCAGCCAGTAAGATTGCAGAGCACTATGGGATGACATTGATTGGTTTTGCCAGAGGGGAAAGCTTTAATGTCTATACCAATCCTCAAAGAGTAGGTATCAAGAAATAG
- a CDS encoding IS607 family transposase — MSKYYSIREFSRILGVSAQTLRNWDANGKLHPHHVSSNGYRYYSHEQLNQVMNIKSDLNRIVIGYCRVSSNKQKDDLERQIENMKLYLNAQGKPYEIISDIGSGINYKKKGLRELIKRISQNKVEKVVVLYKDRLLRFGFELVEYVASLYNCDIEIIDNTEKSEQQELVEDLVQIITVFSCKLQGKRANKARELVNELIEVDSEK, encoded by the coding sequence ATGAGTAAATACTATTCTATCAGAGAATTTTCAAGAATTTTAGGAGTATCAGCCCAAACACTTAGAAATTGGGATGCAAACGGTAAACTTCATCCACATCATGTGTCTAGTAATGGATACAGATATTATTCTCATGAACAATTAAATCAGGTTATGAATATAAAATCTGATTTGAATAGAATTGTCATTGGATATTGCAGAGTTTCAAGCAATAAACAAAAAGATGATTTAGAAAGACAAATAGAGAATATGAAGCTGTATCTAAATGCTCAAGGGAAACCTTATGAAATAATTTCGGATATAGGTTCTGGAATTAATTATAAGAAAAAGGGTTTAAGAGAATTAATTAAACGTATATCTCAAAATAAAGTGGAAAAAGTTGTAGTTCTTTACAAAGACAGACTACTAAGATTTGGATTTGAATTAGTTGAATATGTTGCAAGTTTATATAATTGTGACATAGAAATAATTGATAATACAGAAAAATCAGAACAGCAAGAGCTTGTAGAAGATTTAGTTCAAATTATCACAGTTTTTAGTTGTAAATTACAAGGCAAACGTGCTAATAAAGCTAGAGAATTAGT